One part of the Esox lucius isolate fEsoLuc1 chromosome 10, fEsoLuc1.pri, whole genome shotgun sequence genome encodes these proteins:
- the ehmt2 gene encoding histone-lysine N-methyltransferase EHMT2 isoform X4: MSASEKTTKEASESDALETNLEVRLSSQSDDGPERPATPVVTKDTEPMLSQPVQQIPKDGLKNREETERLATTSSSVSGRALTGHAAKSLPHTSSPSLSPPSTSASSPSGRAKMSVSGPGSKPHMSPLSPSSSHPIPGQAVKIHRARKTMNRPPPTQVRCIESAIVPVIPTEATATFTTDAESVVAKRRKLGLDITPEKAESTIGAEKKTDRILLEEAKRRSSWLKDLDEGADEDDFLLYNPYARDEADAAYSDSKSEDGGIEDRLHERDAEESANMSDNSSESDPQRPGQRSKGRNESPWTRPGRGKGREKADGMEAGGAMSTAPPQGGSSEYTEVALGSLDITAADGLTLSPQHEGSDAGETERLEELPLCSCRMEAPRVDSASGRPDRLCMATESVNGELVSCTSIIQKGETMRPSSRVSLMVLCENHRSHMVKHHCCPGCGYFCITGTFLECCPDQRIAHRFHRGCVTVLGAGRGRGLLFCPHCGEDASEAQEVTIPPSASSTATVVTTSASSTTTPSLPPSVPSPPSQAASTGAPENGKKPEGPVKLESARMRGRGLVKREAEQPPQATVVGAPVDTPHPGEEGVDSVGPSLCLPNGKPISPSALPPGPSRVALQKAILTQDTERRKKLRFHPRQLYPAAKQGEVQRVLLMLMEGIDPTYQAESQNRRSALHAAAQRGLLEVCYMLVQAGAKLDVQDKSMRTPLLEAIVNNHVDVTKYLVQSGACVYQTEEDGYTGLHHASKLGNLEIVTLLLETGQVDINAQDSGGWTPIIWAAEHKHIQVIRALLNRGADVTLKDKEMNVCLHWASFAGCAEIAEMVLNAGCPLSSVNMHGDTPLHIAAREGFFECVTLFLSRGADIDIMNREGDTPLSLARSDSPVWVSLQINRKLRRGIANRILRTEKIISSDVAQGYENVPIPCVNAVDDEGCPSDYKYVSENCETSAMNIDRNITHLQHCSCTDDCSSSNCLCGQLSIRCWYDKDHRLLQEFNKIEPPLIFECNLACSCYRTCKNRVVQAGIKVRLQLYRTEKMGWGVRALQDIPQGSFICEYVGELISDAEADVREDDSYLFDLDNKDGEVYCIDARYYGNISRFINHLCDPNIIPVRVFMLHQDLRFPRIAFFSSRDILTGQELGFDYGDRFWDIKSKYFTCQCGSEKCKHSAEAIALEQSRLARLEACPESGTDPGLALLGNS; encoded by the exons ATGTCGGCATCTGAGAAAACGACCAAG GAGGCGTCTGAGAGTGATGCATTGGAAACGAATCTTGAAGTGAGACTCTCAAGCCAGTCGGATGACG GTCCTGAGAGACCTGCCACACCAGTGGTTACTAAGGACACTGAGCCTATGCTGTCACAGCCAGTCCAGCAGATTCCAAAGGATGGTTtgaaaaacagagaggaaaccGAAAGACTCGCAACAACGTCTTCCTCTGTGTCAGGCAGAGCCCTCACAG GACATGCAGCCAAGAGCCTTCCACACACGtcctccccttccctctcccccccctctaCCTCTGCTTCCTCTCCTTCTGGAAGAGCAAAAATGAGTGTCTCTGGACCAGGAAGCAAACCTCACATGTCGCCTCTGTCCCCATCCTCTTCCCATCCAATCCCTGGCCAGGCTGTAAAGATACATCGCGCTCGCAAGACCATGAACAGACCGCCCCCAACACAG GTGAGGTGCATTGAGTCGGCCATTGTGCCAGTCATACCCACAGAAGCCACAGCAACCTTCACGACAGACGCCGAATCTG TAGTGGCAAAGCGGAGAAAGCTGGGCCTTGACATTACACCTGAGAAGGCAGAGAGCACGATAGGAGCAGAGAAGAAG acgGATCGCATTCTCCTCGAGGAGGCAAAAAGGCGCAGCAGCTGGCTGAAGGATTTGGATGAGGGTGCAGACGAGGACGATTTTCTGCTCTACAACCCCTATGCTAGGGACGAAGCGGACGCAGCCTATTCAGACAGCAAG TCTGAAGATGGTGGAATCGAGGATAGGCTTCATGAAAGAGATGCAGAAGAGTCGGCCAACATGTCCGATAAC AGCTCTGAGTCGGATCCACAGAGGCCAGGCCAGCGGAGCAAAGGGAGGAACGAGTCGCCCTGGACCCGCCCAGGGcgggggaaagggagagagaaagctgACGGCATGGAGGCAGGTGGAG CCATGTCGACAGCACCTCCTCAAGGCGGGTCCAGTGAATACACAGAAGTGGCCTTGGGCTCCCTGGACATCACCGCTGCAGACGGCTTGACACTGTCACCTCAACACG AAGGCAGCGACGCCGGCGAGACGGAGCGCCTGGAGGAGCTGCCTCTGTGTAGCTGCCGGATGGAGGCGCCCCGGGTGGACAGTGCCAGCGGACGTCCCGACAGACTGTGCATGGCCACCGAGAGCGTCAACGGAGAG TTGGTGAGCTGTACCAGTATCATTCAGAAGGGGGAGACCATGCGGCCGTCCAGTCGGGTTTCCCTCATGGTGCTGTGTGAGAACCATCGCTCCCACATGGTCAAACATCACTGCTGCCCTGGATGTGGTTACTTCTGTATCACG GGCACTTTTCTGGAGTGCTGTCCAGACCAGCGCATCGCACACCGTTTCCACCGGGGCTGCGTTACAGTGCTCGGGGCCGGGCGGGGCAGGGGCTTGCTTTTCTGCCCCCACTGCGGCGAGGACGCCTCGGAGGCCCAGGAGGTCACCATCCCACCCTCGGCGTCGTCGACAGCTACCGTGGTCACGACTTCGGCCTCCTCGACCACCACACCGTCTCTCCCCCCGTCCgttccctctcccccctcccaggCGGCCTCCACAGGGGCACCGGAGAACGGGAAGAAGCCAGAGGGTCCGGTCAAGCTCGAAag TGCGAGGATGCGTGGGCGAGGGTTGGTGAAGAGGGAGGCCGAGCAGCCCCCCCAAGCCACTGTGGTAGGAGCGCCTGTCGACACACCCCACCCAGGGGAGGAGGGTGTGGACAGTGTGGGCCCCTCCCTCTGCCTGCCCAATGGGAAGCCAATAAGCCCCAGTGCGCTTCCCCCAGGGCCCAGCAGGGTGGCGTTGCAGAAGGCCATTCTCACCCAGGACACTGAGAG GAGGAAGAAGCTGAGGTTCCACCCCCGCCAGCTTTACCCTGCCGCCAAGCAGGGCGAGGTGCAGCGAGTTCTGCTCATGCTCA TGGAGGGCATAGACCCAACCTACCAGGCTGAATCCCAGAACAGACGGAGTGCTCTTCACGCTGCTGCCCAGAGAGGCCTGCTGGAGGTCTGCTACATGCTGGTGCAG GCAGGCGCTAAATTGGATGTCCAAGACAAATCAATGAGGACTCCTCTCCTGGAGGCTATTGTCAACAACCATGTGGATGTGACCAAGTACCTGGTCCAAAGTGGAGCCTGTGTTTATCAAACG GAGGAAGATGGCTACACCGGTCTCCACCATGCGTCCAAACTGGGCAACCTAGAAATTGTCACCCTTTTGTTGGAGACTGGACAGGTGGACATCAACGCACAG GATAGTGGAGGCTGGACTCCTATCATCTGGGCCGCAGAGCACAAGCACATACAGGTCATCAGAGCCCTGCTCAACAGAGGGGCCGACGTCACGCTCAAGGACAAG GAGATGAATGTTTGTCTTCATTGGGCATCTTTCGCTGGCTGCGCTGAGATTGCCGAGATGGTGCTAAACGCCGGCTGCCCCCTGTCCTCTGTTAACATGCACGGGGACACGCCCCTCCACATCGCCGCCAGGGAGGGCTTCTTCGAGTGTGTAAC ACTGTTCCTCTCCAGGGGTGCGGACATTGACATCATGAACAGGGAAGGTGACACGCCTCTTTCTCTAGCACGTTCAGATTCGCCCGTGTGGGTGTCACTCCAGATCAACAGGAAGCTGCGGCGGGGGATAGCCAATCGCATTCTTCGGACAGAAAAGATAATCTCCAG TGACGTAGCCCAGGGCTATGAGAACGTGCCCATCCCCTGTGTGAACGCCGTGGACGATGAGGGATGTCCCTCTGACTACAAATACGTCTCGGAGAACTGTGAGACGTCAGCCATGAACATCGACCGCAACATCACACACTTACAG CACTGCAGCTGCACGGACGACTGCTCCTCCAGCAACTGTCTGTGTGGACAGCTAAGTATACGTTGCTGGTACGACAAG GACCACCGGTTGCTGCAGGAGTTCAATAAGATCGAACCCCCTCTCATCTTCGAGTGCAACCTGGCGTGCTCCTGCTACCGCACATGCAAGAATCGAGTTGTGCAGGCAGGCATCAA GGTGCGTCTCCAGCTGTACCGGACAGAGAAGATGGGATGGGGAGTGAGGGCCCTGCAAGACATACCCCAGGGGAGCTTCATCTGCGA ATACGTAGGAGAACTAATCTCTGATGCAGAGGCAGACGTAAGAGAAGACGACTCCTATCTTTTTGACCTGGACAACAAG GACGGGGAGGTGTACTGCATCGACGCGCGTTACTATGGCAACATCAGCCGCTTCATCAACCACCTGTGCGACCCCAACATCATCCCTGTGCGTGTGTTCATGCTGCACCAGGACCTGCGCTTCCCACGCATCGCCTTCTTCAGTTCTCGAGACATCCTCACGGGACAGGAGCTAGG GTTTGATTATGGAGACCGTTTCTGGGATATCAAGAGTAAATACTTCACCTGCCAGTGTGGATCAGAAAAATGCAAACACTCCGCGGAGGCTATCGCCTTGGAGCAGAGCCGGCTCGCTCGTCTGGAGGCCTGTCCAGAATCAGGGACTGATCCTGGACTTGCCTTGCTAGGAAATTCCTAG